In the Gossypium raimondii isolate GPD5lz chromosome 9, ASM2569854v1, whole genome shotgun sequence genome, one interval contains:
- the LOC105798505 gene encoding protein COFACTOR ASSEMBLY OF COMPLEX C SUBUNIT B CCB2, chloroplastic isoform X3 translates to MTILTTKTQLLNPLIQLKTPLPLKFRPKMASISARLDNSQQQMNLSVLRFTLGIPGLDESYLPRWIGYGFGSLLILNHLLGSDSVSAAQLRTEALGLSLAAFSITLPYLGKFLKGAAPLDQTTLPEGAEQIFVMSENVSVAQKEALAWATYVLLRNTNTTSVLILTQGELCIRGYWNLPDGVSKDNVLDWFKSSIEETGLSDLTDTLYFPQTAGDSFCLGTTSATQS, encoded by the exons ATGACAATACTAACGACTAAAACCCAGCTTTTAAATCCGTTAATTCAGTTGAAAACCCCTCTCCCTCTCAAATTTCGCCCCAAAATGGCATCAATCTCCGCTCGTCTGGACAATTCCCAGCAACAAATGAATCTCTCTGTTCTTAGATTCACTTTGGGTATTCCTGGATTGGACGAATCCTATTTACCTAGGTGGATCGGATACGGGTTCGGTTCCCTTCTCATATTGAACCATTTGCTTGGATCCGACTCCGTTTCCGCTGCGCAGCTG AGAACGGAGGCTTTAGGTCTATCTTTGGCTGCCTTTTCAATTACACTTCCTTACCTTGGTAAATTTCTCaag GGTGCAGCTCCACTGGATCAAACGACTCTGCCTGAAGGTGCTGAGCAAATCTTTGTTATGTCAGAAAATGTGTCGGTTGCACAAAAAGAGGCTTTAGCTTGGGCAACATATGTTTTATTGCGAAATACCAACACCACCTCTGTG TTGATATTAACGCAAGGTGAATTATGTATACGTGGATATTGGAATTTGCCTGATGGTGTATCAAAAGATAATGTACTTGATTGGTTTAAAAGTAGTATAGAAGAAACCGGTCTCTCTGATTTGACAGACACCCTTTATTTCCCTCAAACTGCAG GGGACTCGTTCTGTCTTGGTACAACCAGTGCTACTCAGTCCTAA
- the LOC105798505 gene encoding protein COFACTOR ASSEMBLY OF COMPLEX C SUBUNIT B CCB2, chloroplastic isoform X1, which produces MTILTTKTQLLNPLIQLKTPLPLKFRPKMASISARLDNSQQQMNLSVLRFTLGIPGLDESYLPRWIGYGFGSLLILNHLLGSDSVSAAQLRTEALGLSLAAFSITLPYLGKFLKGAAPLDQTTLPEGAEQIFVMSENVSVAQKEALAWATYVLLRNTNTTSVLILTQGELCIRGYWNLPDGVSKDNVLDWFKSSIEETGLSDLTDTLYFPQTADAEFWNILPQGTRSVLVQPVLLSPNPSMNYMGNIEGFFLLTSSMRYAYNEKDRAWIRAVSNKLRSKN; this is translated from the exons ATGACAATACTAACGACTAAAACCCAGCTTTTAAATCCGTTAATTCAGTTGAAAACCCCTCTCCCTCTCAAATTTCGCCCCAAAATGGCATCAATCTCCGCTCGTCTGGACAATTCCCAGCAACAAATGAATCTCTCTGTTCTTAGATTCACTTTGGGTATTCCTGGATTGGACGAATCCTATTTACCTAGGTGGATCGGATACGGGTTCGGTTCCCTTCTCATATTGAACCATTTGCTTGGATCCGACTCCGTTTCCGCTGCGCAGCTG AGAACGGAGGCTTTAGGTCTATCTTTGGCTGCCTTTTCAATTACACTTCCTTACCTTGGTAAATTTCTCaag GGTGCAGCTCCACTGGATCAAACGACTCTGCCTGAAGGTGCTGAGCAAATCTTTGTTATGTCAGAAAATGTGTCGGTTGCACAAAAAGAGGCTTTAGCTTGGGCAACATATGTTTTATTGCGAAATACCAACACCACCTCTGTG TTGATATTAACGCAAGGTGAATTATGTATACGTGGATATTGGAATTTGCCTGATGGTGTATCAAAAGATAATGTACTTGATTGGTTTAAAAGTAGTATAGAAGAAACCGGTCTCTCTGATTTGACAGACACCCTTTATTTCCCTCAAACTGCAG ATGCTGAATTTTGGAATATACTTCCTCAGGGGACTCGTTCTGTCTTGGTACAACCAGTGCTACTCAGTCCTAATCCAAGCATGAATTACATGGGGAATATTGAAGGTTTTTTCCTGTTGACTTCAAGCATGAGATATGCATATAACGAGAAGGACAGAGCCTGGATAAGAGCTGTTTCGAACAAACTTAGAAGTAAGAACTAA
- the LOC105798505 gene encoding protein COFACTOR ASSEMBLY OF COMPLEX C SUBUNIT B CCB2, chloroplastic isoform X2: MTILTTKTQLLNPLIQLKTPLPLKFRPKMASISARLDNSQQQMNLSVLRFTLGIPGLDESYLPRWIGYGFGSLLILNHLLGSDSVSAAQLRTEALGLSLAAFSITLPYLGKFLKGAAPLDQTTLPEGAEQIFVMSENVSVAQKEALAWATYVLLRNTNTTSVLILTQGELCIRGYWNLPDGVSKDNVLDWFKSSIEETGLSDLTDTLYFPQTADAEFWNILPQGTRSVLVQPVLLSPNPSMNYMGNIEGFFLLTSSMRYAYNEKDRAWIRAVSNKLRR; the protein is encoded by the exons ATGACAATACTAACGACTAAAACCCAGCTTTTAAATCCGTTAATTCAGTTGAAAACCCCTCTCCCTCTCAAATTTCGCCCCAAAATGGCATCAATCTCCGCTCGTCTGGACAATTCCCAGCAACAAATGAATCTCTCTGTTCTTAGATTCACTTTGGGTATTCCTGGATTGGACGAATCCTATTTACCTAGGTGGATCGGATACGGGTTCGGTTCCCTTCTCATATTGAACCATTTGCTTGGATCCGACTCCGTTTCCGCTGCGCAGCTG AGAACGGAGGCTTTAGGTCTATCTTTGGCTGCCTTTTCAATTACACTTCCTTACCTTGGTAAATTTCTCaag GGTGCAGCTCCACTGGATCAAACGACTCTGCCTGAAGGTGCTGAGCAAATCTTTGTTATGTCAGAAAATGTGTCGGTTGCACAAAAAGAGGCTTTAGCTTGGGCAACATATGTTTTATTGCGAAATACCAACACCACCTCTGTG TTGATATTAACGCAAGGTGAATTATGTATACGTGGATATTGGAATTTGCCTGATGGTGTATCAAAAGATAATGTACTTGATTGGTTTAAAAGTAGTATAGAAGAAACCGGTCTCTCTGATTTGACAGACACCCTTTATTTCCCTCAAACTGCAG ATGCTGAATTTTGGAATATACTTCCTCAGGGGACTCGTTCTGTCTTGGTACAACCAGTGCTACTCAGTCCTAATCCAAGCATGAATTACATGGGGAATATTGAAGGTTTTTTCCTGTTGACTTCAAGCATGAGATATGCATATAACGAGAAGGACAGAGCCTGGATAAGAGCTGTTTCGAACAAACTTAGAA